A genome region from Eurosta solidaginis isolate ZX-2024a chromosome 2, ASM4086904v1, whole genome shotgun sequence includes the following:
- the LOC137241478 gene encoding cytoplasmic dynein 2 light intermediate chain 1 — protein sequence MFEKRDKGQTVDKPETIQEIAVKLAQEQLRNSQTESGPKEHTVFVLGSRGAGKSTALHKFFEREDNPRPTLALEYSYGRRTSGTQKQVLNVWELGALDNAEQLISVPLKMHGLAHFAAIIMLDLSQPTQVWSELECIYQVLHATSVKLLSAAEEQMCRERMAERLKKDQKDLEKLELMPFPVVIVGSKYDIFKDFDAELKQHICRCLRSMAHLIGGSVLFYSNNVPKLSKTLRDTISHLGFGSPSTPFRSHITDYRDALSIWFGTDSWEQIGCGDLLSVEQIGSRLATEAPELSDGDKKYWTKKKDLQNDPAKDAGFRESIIDEMRAQKDKELHAIIKETQLRGQFETIA from the exons atgtttgaaaaacgtgACAAGGGACAAACGGTTGATAAACCAGAGACCATACAAGAAATCGCAGTCAAATTAGCTCAGGAGCAACTGCGCAATTCGCAAACGGAGAGTGGACCAAAGGAGCATACCGTTTTCGTGCTGGGTAGTAGAGGAGCC GGCAAATCCACAGCTCTACATAAATTCTTCGAACGTGAAGACAATCCTCGTCCCACACTAGCCTTGGAATATTCGTATGGACGACGTACAAGTGGTACacaaaaacaagttttaaatgTGTGGGAACTCGGAGCTCTGGACAATGCAGAGCAATTGATTTCAGTGCCGCTTAAAATGCATGGACTTGCCCATTTCGCGGCTATTATAATGTTGGATCTATCGCAACCGACACAAGTTTGGTCAGAATTAGAATGTATTTATCAAGTGCTACATGCGACAAGCGTAAAGCTTTTAAGTGCAGCGGAGGAGCAAATGTGTCGTGAGCGTATGGCAGAACGTCTCAAGAAGGATCAAAAGGATTTGGAAAAGCTTGAGCTGATGCCATTTCCGGTGGTGATTGTTGGTAGCAAATATGATATATTCAAAGACTTTG ATGCCGAGCTCAAACAGCATATTTGTCGTTGCCTGCGTTCAATGGCGCATCTTATTGGTGGCAGTGTGCTATTCTATTCGAATAACGTACCTAAATTATCTAAAACATTACGTGACACCATAAGCCATTTAGGGTTTGGTAGTCCTTCGACTCCATTCCGTTCACATATAACTGATTATCGAGATGCCTTGTCCATTTGGTTCGGCACCGATAGCTGGGAACAGATTGGTTGTGGAGACTTACTAAGTGTGGAACAAATCGGCTCACGATTGGCTACAGAGGCGCCAGAGCTTAGTGACGGCGACAAAAAATATTGGACAAAGAAGAAAGACCTTCAAAACGATCCTGCAAAAGACGCTGGATTTCGTGAAAGCATCATTGATGAAATGCGCGCACAGAAGGATAAAGAATTGCATGCGATTATTAAAGAAACACAGTTGCGTGGACAATTTGAGACGATTGCTTGA